The Eubacterium ventriosum genome includes the window ATGGCAGGAACACTTGCTATTGGTGGAACATCTGTTATAGCAGAAAGATATAAAGATAAGTTAGAAGGCAAGTTTTCCGGAAGATTTATTTCAGAATGCTTGGAATTGAAAGATTACACTAGTACCGAGAAAGCTTCTGCAATAGCAATAGATGCAGGAGCTGTGTATATGCACGCTGTTTCTGAAGGAGGATTGTTTAGCGGATTATGGGAAGTGGCTTCATGTGTGGATAAAGGCATTCAGGTAGATATTAACAAGATTCCTATTTGGCAGCAGGTTATTGAAATAGCAGAATTTATGGATATTAACCCTTATTTGTTGGAAGGTTCAGGTTCGCTATTGATTGTAAGCCCTGATGGTTATAAAATAGAAGAGTCACTAAACGCTAACGGAATCTATGGAGAAGTAATCGGAAAGATAACTGACAATAAGAACAGAGTAGTTATAAATGGCGATGAAACAAGGTATTTGGAACCTCCAAGAGGTGATGAAATATACAAATTTATTTAAAAAAGGAGATTGGCAATGAGAGAAGAGATTTTACGTTTAATTGAAAAAAATAGCAGAATTGACATTCATGAAATGGCGATTCTTTTAGGAGCGAAGGAGGCGGAAGTTGCCAGCGCCATAGCGGATATGGAAAATGAAGGTGTAATATGTGGATATTACACACTTATTGATTGGGATAAAACTAACGATGAAAAAGTAACAGCATTAATCGAAGTTCGTGTTACACCACAGCGTGGAAGCGGATTTGATGAAATTGCAGAGAGAATATATAAATTTGAAGAAGTTAAGGCAGTTTATCTTATGTCAGGTGGTTTTGACTTTACAGTTATACTTGAAGAAAAAACAATGAAAGAGATAGCCCAGTTTGTATCAAGTAAGCTTTCTACTTTAGATTCAATTTTGAATACAGCAACACATTTTGTATTGAAGAAGTATAAAGACTACGGAATGATTTTAGATGAAAAAGAAAAAGATGAAAGGATGTTAGTGACACCATAATGAGAGATCCATTATCAAAAGTAACAAAGGAAATTAAACCATCAGGTATTAGAAAGTTTTTTGACATTGTAAGCGAGATGAAAGATGCTATTTCACTTGGCGTAGGTGAGCCTGATTTCGATACCCCTTGGCATATTAGAGAAGAGGGGATATATAGTCTTGAGAAAGGACGTACTTTTTATACATCTAACTCAGGTCTTAAAGAGTTAAAGATGGAGGTATGCAATTACCTTAAAAGAAAATTAGATGTAGATTATGATTATAACGGCGAAGTAATGATTACTGTAGGTGGTAGTGAGGCCATTGATATTGCGATGAGAGCAATGCTTGATCCGGGTGATGAAGTTTTGATTCCACAGCCAAGCTACGTTTCATATGTTCCATGTGTTGAATTAACACATGCTGTTCCTGTCATTATTGAATTAAAGGAAGAGAACGAATTTCGTTTAACTAAGGAAGAAGTTTTAGAAAAGATAACTGACAAAACTAAGATTTTGGTTTTACCTTTCCCTAATAATCCAACAGGTTCTATTATGGAAAGAAAGGATTTGGAAGATATTGCTCAGGTTTGTATAGAAAAAGATATTTTTGTATTATCTGATGAAATTTATTCTGAATTATCTTACAAGGAAGACCATGTTTCAATAGCATGTATTCCGGGAATGAAGGAAAGAACAGTTTTGATTAACGGTTTTTCAAAGGCTTATGCAATGACAGGTTGGAGACTTGGTTATGCGTGTGCGCCAAAGGTTATTATGGATCAGATGGTTAAAATCCATCAGTTTGCAATTATGTGTGCACCTACAACAAGCCAGTATGCTGCAGTTGAAGCATTAAGAAACGGTGATGATGATGTGGCAAGAATGAAGGAGTCATACAATCAGAGAAGAAATTATCTTGTTCACGAATTAAGAGATATGGGACTTGATTGTTTTGAACCATATGGAGCATTCTATGTATTCCCAAGCATTAAGAAGTTTGGACTCACATCAGAAGAGTTTGCTACAAGATTGCTAGAGGAAGAAAAGGTTGCCGTAGTTCCGGGAACAGCTTTCGGTGATTGCGGAGAAGGTTTTCTTAGAATATCATATGCATATTCACTTGATGATCTTAAGCTTGCCCTTGGCAGAGTTAGAAAGTTTGTTGAAAGACTGGAGCAGAAGTAGACTATAAGCTTACATGATTAGCAGATGTACATTAGTGTACAGTTTTGTAAGACAGAATGGAGATAGGTTATGAATGTTATATTATTAGAGCCTGAGATCCCACAGAACACAGGTAACATAGGACGAACATGTTGTGCAACAGGTACAAAGCTTCATCTTATTGAACCTATGGGATTTAGAATAAATGAGAAGAATCTTAAGCGTGCAGGAATGGACTATTGGGATGATTTGGACGTGACTATTTATGATAGTTTCAAAGATTTTATGGATCAGCATCCGGGAATAAAGATTTGGATGGCTACAACTAAGGCTCCACACAGATATACAGATGTAGAGTTTGGACCGGATGATTATATAATGTTTGGAAAAGAAAGCGCAGGAATACCGGAGGAGATTTTGGTAGATAATGAAGATACATGTATTAGAATCCCAATGAATCCGGAGATTAGATCATTAAATCTTGCCAATTCAGTTGCAATTGTACTTTATGAGGCATTAAGACAGAATGATTTCCATGGAATGCAGATGGAAGGTCACCTTCACAGACTGCAGTGGAAGGAATAATATAATCAGAAACAAATTGATTATAGAAATAAAAAATAAATTATAAAGCATTTAGACTATTAAATAACAATGTAAAAAATAGCCTAAATGCTTTTAATTTTTTGTGCATTATAACGTTTTTAGAGATTGTGGTCGAAAAATCTTTAAACTTCTGCTAAAATGTTTTATCGAAAGTAAAAAAAGGAGGATTTGACAATGTCAAACAACGAAATTGGTAACTCAGCAGTATATGATGCCAGAGAGTTGGGAAAAGGAAAGATGTTTCTTTTAGGTTTCCAGCATATGTTCGCCATGTTTGGTGCAACAGTTTTGGTACCACTTTTAACAGGTCTTGATGTTCAGACAACATTACTTATGGCAGGTCTTGGAACTATTCTTTTCCATATTTTTACAAAATTACAGGTTCCGGCATTTCTTGGTTCATCTTTTGCATTCCTTGGTGGATATACAACAG containing:
- a CDS encoding AIR synthase family protein; amino-acid sequence: MNPGKVSEVTYKRAILKNLNSKNEGVKPGVNAANIQLEDITAVVSSNCILKTFDGCEEFYVQRSINSICEKGGVPKSLQLSITMPLEFEEKEVNRMIKNFRKSADSHNVEINQCNVYRGTTEGPIINIFMIGTTGNLLKSDSIKPGMDVIMAGTLAIGGTSVIAERYKDKLEGKFSGRFISECLELKDYTSTEKASAIAIDAGAVYMHAVSEGGLFSGLWEVASCVDKGIQVDINKIPIWQQVIEIAEFMDINPYLLEGSGSLLIVSPDGYKIEESLNANGIYGEVIGKITDNKNRVVINGDETRYLEPPRGDEIYKFI
- a CDS encoding Lrp/AsnC family transcriptional regulator; translation: MREEILRLIEKNSRIDIHEMAILLGAKEAEVASAIADMENEGVICGYYTLIDWDKTNDEKVTALIEVRVTPQRGSGFDEIAERIYKFEEVKAVYLMSGGFDFTVILEEKTMKEIAQFVSSKLSTLDSILNTATHFVLKKYKDYGMILDEKEKDERMLVTP
- a CDS encoding aminotransferase class I/II-fold pyridoxal phosphate-dependent enzyme, whose translation is MRDPLSKVTKEIKPSGIRKFFDIVSEMKDAISLGVGEPDFDTPWHIREEGIYSLEKGRTFYTSNSGLKELKMEVCNYLKRKLDVDYDYNGEVMITVGGSEAIDIAMRAMLDPGDEVLIPQPSYVSYVPCVELTHAVPVIIELKEENEFRLTKEEVLEKITDKTKILVLPFPNNPTGSIMERKDLEDIAQVCIEKDIFVLSDEIYSELSYKEDHVSIACIPGMKERTVLINGFSKAYAMTGWRLGYACAPKVIMDQMVKIHQFAIMCAPTTSQYAAVEALRNGDDDVARMKESYNQRRNYLVHELRDMGLDCFEPYGAFYVFPSIKKFGLTSEEFATRLLEEEKVAVVPGTAFGDCGEGFLRISYAYSLDDLKLALGRVRKFVERLEQK
- a CDS encoding tRNA (cytidine(34)-2'-O)-methyltransferase, with product MNVILLEPEIPQNTGNIGRTCCATGTKLHLIEPMGFRINEKNLKRAGMDYWDDLDVTIYDSFKDFMDQHPGIKIWMATTKAPHRYTDVEFGPDDYIMFGKESAGIPEEILVDNEDTCIRIPMNPEIRSLNLANSVAIVLYEALRQNDFHGMQMEGHLHRLQWKE